One segment of Proteus appendicitidis DNA contains the following:
- the rpiA gene encoding ribose-5-phosphate isomerase RpiA produces the protein MTQDELKKAVGWAALEYVKPGMIVGVGTGSTASHFIDALATMKGQIEGTVSSSEASTAKLKSYGIPVFDCNEVDSLDIYVDGADEINHQMQMIKGGGAALTREKIIAGVAKTFICIVDESKQVDVLGKFPLPVEVIPMARSYVARELVKLGGLPEYRENVVTDNGNVILDVHNLTILNPIELENKINSIPGVVTVGLFANRGANVVLMGTAEGVKTIK, from the coding sequence ATGACTCAGGATGAATTGAAAAAAGCAGTAGGTTGGGCAGCGCTTGAATATGTAAAACCAGGCATGATTGTGGGTGTCGGTACTGGTTCTACGGCTTCTCACTTTATTGATGCATTAGCAACAATGAAAGGTCAAATCGAAGGCACAGTTTCAAGTTCAGAAGCATCAACTGCAAAATTAAAAAGTTATGGCATCCCTGTTTTCGACTGTAATGAAGTCGATTCTTTAGATATCTATGTTGATGGTGCAGATGAAATTAACCATCAAATGCAGATGATCAAAGGTGGTGGTGCTGCATTGACGCGTGAAAAAATCATTGCAGGTGTAGCGAAAACATTTATCTGCATCGTTGATGAATCTAAACAAGTCGATGTGTTAGGTAAATTCCCACTCCCCGTAGAAGTGATCCCAATGGCGCGCTCTTATGTTGCGCGTGAACTCGTTAAGTTAGGTGGTTTACCTGAATATCGTGAAAACGTGGTAACAGATAACGGTAACGTTATTTTAGACGTTCATAACTTAACTATCCTTAATCCTATTGAACTGGAAAACAAAATTAACAGTATTCCGGGGGTTGTAACCGTAGGATTATTTGCTAATCGTGGCGCAAATGTTGTTTTAATGGGCACCGCTGAAGGTGTGAAAACCATTAAATAA
- the acnB gene encoding bifunctional aconitate hydratase 2/2-methylisocitrate dehydratase has translation MLEEYRKHVAERAAEGVVPKPLDATQTAALVELLKNPPKDEEQFLLDLIVNRVPPGVDEAAYVKAGFLTALAKGETTSPLITPEKAVELLGTMQGGYNIHALIESLDNDKLAPIAAKALSHTLLMFDNFYDVEEKAKAGNVYAKQIMQSWADAQWFTERPELAEKITVTVFKVTGETNTDDLSPAPDAWSRPDIPLHALAMLKNAREGIEPDQPGSVGPIKQIEALNKKGFPLAYVGDVVGTGSSRKSATNSVLWFMGDDIPFVPNKRGGGVVLGGKIAPIFFNTMEDAGALPIEVDVSKLNMGDVIDIYPYKGEIRNHETNELLETFELKTEVLIDEVRAGGRIPLIIGRGLTSKARESLGLPVSTLFRHAKPVEASNRGFSLAQKMVGRACGRTGIRPGEYCEPKMTSVGSQDTTGPMTRDELKDLACLGFSADLVMQSFCHTAAYPKPVDVTTHHTLPDFIMNRGGVSLRPGDGIIHSWLNRMLLPDTVGTGGDSHTRFPIGISFPAGSGLVAFAAATGVMPLDMPESVLVRFKGEMQPGVTLRDLVHAIPYYAIQDGLLTVEKKGKKNIFSGRILEIEGLPELKVEQAFELADASAERSAAGCTIKLDKAPIIEYLQSNIILLKWMIAEGYGDRRTIERRITSMENWLKDPQLLEADADAEYAAVIEIDLNEIKEPILCAPNDPDDARLLSEVANSKIDEVFIGSCMTNIGHFRAAGKLLDQHKGQLPTRLWVAPPTKMDAAQLTEEGYYSVFGKSGARIEVPGCSLCMGNQARVADGATVVSTSTRNFPNRLGTGANVYLASAELAAVASLLGRLPEPQEYLDFMNKVDETAEDTYRYLNFDQLEQYTDKADQVIFQTAV, from the coding sequence GTGCTAGAAGAATACCGTAAGCACGTAGCAGAGCGTGCAGCTGAAGGTGTCGTTCCAAAACCTCTCGATGCCACACAAACAGCCGCACTTGTTGAGCTATTAAAAAATCCCCCTAAAGATGAAGAACAATTTCTTCTTGATTTAATTGTTAACCGCGTTCCACCCGGAGTTGATGAAGCTGCCTATGTTAAGGCGGGTTTTTTAACTGCCCTCGCGAAAGGCGAAACCACATCACCTCTTATCACACCAGAAAAAGCAGTTGAATTATTAGGTACCATGCAAGGTGGCTATAATATCCATGCTTTAATTGAATCTCTGGATAATGATAAGTTAGCCCCAATCGCCGCCAAAGCGCTTTCTCACACCTTATTGATGTTTGATAACTTCTATGATGTTGAGGAAAAAGCGAAAGCTGGCAACGTTTATGCTAAGCAAATTATGCAATCTTGGGCTGATGCACAGTGGTTTACTGAGCGCCCTGAATTAGCAGAAAAAATTACTGTTACCGTCTTTAAAGTCACTGGTGAAACGAATACCGATGACTTATCTCCAGCACCTGATGCTTGGTCCCGTCCTGATATCCCATTACATGCTTTAGCCATGCTGAAAAATGCGCGCGAAGGCATTGAACCTGATCAACCGGGTAGCGTAGGTCCAATAAAACAAATCGAAGCATTAAATAAGAAAGGCTTCCCACTGGCTTATGTTGGTGATGTTGTAGGGACTGGCTCCTCACGTAAATCAGCAACTAACTCTGTACTTTGGTTTATGGGCGACGACATTCCGTTTGTTCCTAATAAACGAGGTGGTGGGGTTGTCCTTGGCGGTAAAATCGCACCTATCTTCTTTAATACTATGGAAGATGCGGGAGCGCTCCCGATCGAGGTTGATGTTTCTAAATTAAATATGGGTGATGTTATTGATATTTACCCATACAAAGGTGAAATTCGTAACCATGAAACAAATGAGTTACTGGAAACCTTTGAGCTGAAAACGGAAGTATTAATTGATGAAGTGCGTGCTGGTGGTCGTATTCCATTGATCATTGGTCGTGGATTAACGTCAAAAGCGCGCGAATCACTCGGTTTACCGGTTAGCACGTTGTTCCGTCATGCTAAACCTGTTGAAGCAAGTAACCGTGGTTTCTCTTTAGCACAGAAAATGGTTGGTCGTGCTTGTGGTCGTACAGGTATTCGCCCTGGCGAATACTGTGAGCCAAAAATGACCTCTGTGGGTTCACAAGATACCACCGGTCCAATGACTCGTGATGAGCTAAAAGACTTGGCGTGTCTTGGTTTCTCTGCTGATTTAGTGATGCAATCATTCTGTCATACTGCAGCGTATCCAAAACCTGTTGACGTCACAACGCATCATACCTTACCTGATTTTATTATGAACCGTGGTGGTGTTTCACTGCGTCCCGGTGACGGTATTATCCACTCATGGTTAAACCGCATGTTACTGCCTGACACTGTAGGTACAGGCGGTGACTCACATACCCGTTTCCCTATTGGTATCTCATTCCCTGCTGGTTCAGGCTTAGTGGCTTTTGCTGCAGCAACAGGTGTAATGCCATTAGATATGCCAGAATCTGTTCTGGTGCGTTTTAAAGGTGAAATGCAACCAGGTGTGACATTGCGTGATTTAGTTCATGCTATTCCTTATTACGCGATCCAAGACGGTTTACTGACAGTTGAGAAAAAAGGTAAGAAAAACATTTTCTCTGGCCGTATTCTTGAAATTGAAGGCTTACCTGAACTGAAAGTAGAACAAGCATTTGAACTGGCTGATGCCTCAGCTGAACGTTCAGCAGCGGGTTGTACTATTAAACTGGATAAAGCGCCTATCATTGAATATCTGCAATCTAACATCATCTTACTGAAATGGATGATTGCTGAAGGTTATGGCGATCGCCGTACTATTGAACGTCGTATTACGTCAATGGAAAACTGGCTGAAAGATCCGCAATTACTTGAAGCAGATGCAGATGCAGAATATGCGGCAGTGATCGAAATTGATTTAAATGAGATCAAAGAGCCAATTTTATGTGCGCCGAACGATCCTGATGACGCACGTCTGCTCTCAGAAGTGGCAAACAGCAAAATTGATGAAGTGTTTATTGGTTCTTGTATGACCAATATTGGTCACTTCCGTGCTGCGGGTAAACTGCTTGATCAGCATAAAGGTCAATTACCAACACGTTTATGGGTTGCTCCACCAACAAAAATGGATGCAGCACAATTAACGGAAGAAGGCTATTACAGTGTCTTCGGTAAGAGTGGTGCGCGCATCGAAGTGCCGGGTTGTTCATTATGTATGGGTAACCAAGCACGCGTTGCTGATGGGGCGACAGTGGTTTCAACATCGACACGTAACTTCCCTAACCGTTTAGGTACAGGTGCAAATGTGTATCTTGCTTCAGCAGAGCTTGCCGCTGTTGCGTCATTATTAGGTCGTTTGCCGGAGCCACAAGAGTATCTGGACTTTATGAATAAAGTGGATGAAACCGCAGAAGATACTTATCGTTATCTAAATTTTGACCAACTAGAGCAATATACAGATAAAGCAGACCAAGTTATTTTCCAAACAGCGGTATAA
- a CDS encoding LysR family transcriptional regulator ArgP yields MKRPDYRALQALDAVIRERGFERAAQKLCITQSAVSQRIKQLENLFGQPLLVRTVPPQPTEQGQKLLALLHQVELLEEQWLGDENSGSTPLLLSLAVNADSLATWLLPALHPVLTQLPIRLNIQVEDETRTQERLRRGEVVGAISIQPQALPSCLVDQLGALDYLFVASPDFAQRYFANGVTKSSLLKAPAVAFDHLDDMHQAFLQQNFGLSPGSVPCHIVNSSEAFVQLAKQGSTCCMIPHLQIANELKSGELVDLTPGLCQRRMLYWHRFAPESRTMRKVTDALIDFGRKVLKQDEE; encoded by the coding sequence ATGAAACGCCCTGATTATCGAGCATTACAAGCCCTTGATGCCGTCATTCGAGAACGTGGTTTTGAAAGAGCTGCGCAAAAGTTATGTATTACACAATCTGCCGTTTCTCAGCGTATCAAACAGTTAGAAAATTTATTTGGACAACCGCTATTAGTCAGAACTGTTCCACCTCAACCTACTGAGCAAGGACAAAAATTATTAGCGCTATTGCATCAAGTAGAATTACTTGAAGAACAATGGTTAGGTGATGAAAATAGCGGTTCTACGCCTCTTTTACTCTCTTTGGCGGTGAATGCTGACAGTTTAGCAACATGGTTATTGCCCGCTTTACATCCCGTCTTAACGCAACTGCCTATTCGTCTCAATATTCAAGTGGAAGATGAAACTCGCACTCAAGAACGATTAAGACGAGGCGAAGTTGTTGGTGCAATTAGTATTCAGCCACAAGCACTGCCAAGTTGCCTTGTCGATCAATTAGGCGCTCTCGATTATCTCTTCGTTGCTTCTCCTGACTTTGCTCAACGCTACTTTGCTAATGGCGTAACAAAATCTTCATTATTAAAAGCGCCAGCAGTTGCCTTTGACCATCTTGATGATATGCATCAGGCATTTTTACAACAAAATTTCGGTTTATCGCCCGGTAGTGTACCCTGTCATATTGTGAACTCCTCTGAAGCCTTCGTGCAATTAGCTAAACAAGGCTCAACCTGTTGTATGATCCCTCATCTGCAAATTGCTAATGAACTCAAAAGTGGAGAGTTGGTTGATTTAACTCCGGGGCTTTGCCAGCGACGGATGCTTTATTGGCACCGATTTGCACCAGAAAGTAGAACCATGAGAAAAGTGACAGACGCACTCATTGATTTTGGTCGTAAAGTTTTAAAACAGGATGAAGAGTAA
- the mscS gene encoding small-conductance mechanosensitive channel MscS: MNELPASLDEATGWFVANQDLFIQYAVNIVAAFLILFIGLFVAKVIGKGVARVLTLRHIDATVVTFLSVLVRYTVVAFTLIAVLGRLGVQTASVIAVLGAAGLAVGLALQGSLSNFAAGVLIVIFRPIRTNEYVMIGSVEGTVKDVQIFSTTLRSADDRIIVIPNSKIISSEVINLTREPNRRTQIIVGVAYDADIDKVKQVLGDVVAKDKRIQHEQGVTIRLHEMAPSSLNFVVRVWTTNGDAWPVYWDLMEDFKRALDANNIGIPFPQMDVYMHQTQSATAKAE; encoded by the coding sequence ATGAATGAATTACCTGCTAGTTTAGATGAAGCAACGGGTTGGTTTGTCGCCAATCAAGATCTCTTTATTCAATATGCTGTGAATATTGTGGCTGCATTTTTGATCCTATTTATTGGGCTTTTTGTAGCAAAAGTGATTGGTAAAGGTGTCGCAAGAGTACTTACGTTGCGCCATATCGATGCAACTGTTGTTACATTTCTGTCTGTCCTAGTTCGTTATACTGTTGTTGCTTTTACCTTAATTGCGGTATTAGGACGATTAGGCGTTCAAACTGCTTCTGTTATCGCTGTACTGGGTGCCGCTGGTTTAGCCGTCGGTTTAGCATTACAAGGTTCGCTGTCTAACTTTGCTGCTGGTGTACTGATTGTTATTTTCCGTCCGATCCGTACGAATGAATATGTGATGATCGGGTCTGTGGAAGGTACCGTAAAAGATGTGCAGATTTTTTCAACCACATTACGTTCAGCCGATGACAGAATTATCGTTATCCCAAATAGCAAAATTATCAGTAGTGAAGTTATCAACTTAACGCGTGAACCTAATCGCCGTACACAAATTATAGTTGGTGTCGCTTACGATGCCGATATTGATAAAGTAAAACAAGTGCTTGGCGATGTTGTTGCAAAAGATAAACGTATTCAACATGAGCAAGGCGTGACTATTCGTTTACATGAAATGGCACCGTCTTCATTAAACTTTGTGGTACGTGTTTGGACAACCAATGGTGATGCATGGCCAGTTTATTGGGATTTAATGGAAGATTTTAAACGCGCATTAGACGCGAATAATATCGGCATTCCATTCCCACAAATGGATGTTTATATGCATCAAACACAAAGTGCGACAGCGAAAGCAGAATAG
- the lpdA gene encoding dihydrolipoyl dehydrogenase, whose amino-acid sequence MSTEIKAQVVVLGAGPAGYSAAFRCADLGLETVLVERHSTLGGVCLNVGCIPSKALLHVAKVIEEAKALSEHGVVFDAPKTDIDKIRIWKDKVISQLTGGLAGMAKGRKVTVVNGEARFTGSHTLSVEGAEGTTTITFDNAIVAAGSRPIELPFIPHEDPRVWDSTDALQLKTVPERLLVMGGGIIGLEMGTVYHSLGSQIDVVEMFDQVIPAADKDVVKVFTKRISKKFNLMLETKVTAVEAKEDGIYVTMEGKKAPAEPQRYDAVLVAIGRVPNGKLLDAGKAGIEVDDRGFIHVDKQMRTNVPHIFAIGDIVGQPMLAHKGVHEGHVAAEVISGKKHYFDPKVIPSIAYTEPEVAWVGMTEKEAKEKGVSYEVASFPWAASGRAIASDCADGMTKLIFDKETNRVIGGAIVGSNGGELLGEIGLAIEMGCDAEDIALTIHAHPTLYESIGMAAEVFEGSITDLPNPKAKKKK is encoded by the coding sequence ATGAGTACTGAAATTAAAGCACAGGTAGTGGTTCTCGGTGCAGGCCCTGCGGGTTATTCCGCGGCGTTCCGTTGCGCTGACTTAGGTTTAGAAACAGTTTTAGTTGAACGTCACTCTACTTTAGGTGGTGTTTGTCTGAACGTGGGTTGTATCCCTTCTAAAGCGTTACTCCACGTTGCTAAAGTTATCGAAGAAGCGAAAGCATTATCTGAGCACGGTGTTGTATTTGACGCACCAAAAACAGATATCGACAAAATTCGTATCTGGAAAGATAAAGTTATCTCTCAGTTAACGGGTGGCTTAGCGGGCATGGCTAAAGGCCGTAAAGTTACTGTCGTTAATGGCGAAGCACGATTCACTGGTTCTCACACATTGTCTGTTGAAGGTGCTGAAGGTACAACTACCATCACTTTTGACAACGCAATCGTTGCTGCCGGCTCTCGTCCAATCGAATTACCATTCATTCCACATGAAGACCCTCGTGTATGGGACTCTACAGATGCACTGCAACTGAAAACCGTACCAGAGCGTTTACTGGTGATGGGTGGCGGTATCATCGGTCTGGAAATGGGAACGGTTTATCATTCTCTGGGTTCTCAGATTGACGTAGTTGAAATGTTTGATCAGGTTATTCCTGCTGCTGATAAAGACGTGGTTAAAGTATTTACCAAACGTATCAGCAAGAAATTTAACCTGATGCTAGAAACCAAAGTAACTGCAGTTGAAGCAAAAGAAGATGGCATCTACGTAACGATGGAAGGCAAAAAAGCCCCAGCAGAACCACAACGTTACGATGCAGTATTAGTTGCTATCGGTCGTGTACCTAACGGTAAACTGTTAGACGCAGGTAAAGCTGGTATCGAAGTTGATGATCGTGGCTTTATCCATGTTGATAAACAAATGCGTACTAACGTACCTCACATCTTTGCTATCGGTGACATCGTTGGCCAACCAATGCTGGCTCACAAAGGTGTTCATGAAGGTCACGTTGCTGCAGAAGTTATCTCTGGTAAGAAACATTACTTCGATCCTAAAGTTATTCCATCAATCGCTTATACTGAACCAGAAGTTGCATGGGTTGGTATGACTGAAAAAGAAGCGAAAGAGAAAGGTGTTAGCTATGAAGTCGCTTCTTTCCCTTGGGCGGCATCAGGTCGTGCAATCGCGTCAGATTGTGCTGATGGTATGACTAAACTGATTTTCGACAAAGAAACTAACCGTGTTATCGGTGGTGCAATTGTTGGTTCTAACGGTGGTGAACTGTTAGGTGAAATCGGTCTGGCAATTGAAATGGGTTGTGATGCTGAAGATATCGCATTAACTATCCACGCTCACCCAACGTTATACGAATCAATTGGTATGGCTGCGGAAGTATTTGAAGGTAGCATCACTGACCTGCCAAATCCAAAAGCGAAAAAGAAAAAATAA
- a CDS encoding oxidative stress defense protein: protein MKLKAIVLASVFTLGLPSFALAASEPEGPHITTSGNATIKAAPDMATLNIQVNERAKDAAQAKKQVDERVAKYFAFLKENGVVKEDIDAANIRTQPNYEYDKKAERSVINGYTATRTVNVKIKKLEQLNTLLDGALAAGLNEINNVEFGVNNPEQYKTKAREVAIKNAIDQATSVAKGFGADLGAVYSVSYRAPEATPYPIAQVRMDAMALKAQAPAAVQETYEQQSIEFKDYVDVVFELKRTK from the coding sequence GTGAAATTAAAAGCAATTGTATTAGCATCCGTGTTTACACTGGGATTACCTTCTTTTGCATTAGCCGCATCAGAGCCAGAAGGACCACATATTACAACATCGGGTAATGCGACAATTAAAGCCGCTCCTGATATGGCAACATTAAATATTCAGGTTAACGAAAGAGCAAAAGATGCAGCTCAGGCTAAGAAACAAGTTGATGAGCGTGTTGCAAAATATTTTGCCTTCTTAAAAGAAAATGGTGTTGTTAAAGAAGATATCGACGCAGCTAATATCCGTACTCAACCAAACTATGAGTATGATAAAAAAGCAGAGCGTTCAGTGATTAATGGTTATACGGCAACACGTACTGTTAATGTTAAAATTAAGAAATTAGAACAGCTTAATACGTTGCTTGATGGCGCATTAGCAGCTGGTTTAAATGAGATTAATAACGTTGAATTTGGCGTAAATAATCCGGAACAATACAAAACAAAAGCACGAGAAGTTGCGATTAAAAATGCCATTGATCAAGCAACGTCAGTAGCAAAAGGTTTCGGTGCGGATTTAGGTGCTGTTTATAGCGTGAGCTATCGTGCGCCAGAAGCTACACCTTATCCAATCGCACAAGTGCGTATGGATGCAATGGCATTAAAAGCACAAGCACCTGCTGCAGTGCAAGAAACCTATGAACAGCAAAGCATCGAGTTTAAAGATTATGTTGATGTGGTTTTTGAATTAAAACGCACTAAATAA
- the serA gene encoding phosphoglycerate dehydrogenase, translating into MVKVSLEKEKIKFLLLEGVHQSAVENLRAAGYTNIEYHKGALSEEELKEAIRDARFVGLRSRTHLTEDIFAAAEKLVAVGCFCIGTNQVDLDAAARRGIPVFNAPFSNTRSVAEMVLGELLLLLRRIPEANAKAHRGIWDKQAKGCFEARGKKLGIIGYGHIGTQLGILAESVGLDVYFYDIENKLPLGNATQIRHLSELLNMCDIVSLHVPETPSTKNMIGHEEIQRMKPGSILINASRGTVVDIPALSQALESKHLSGAAVDVFPSEPGANNDPNDPFVSELIKFDNVILTPHIGGSTQEAQENIGYEVAGKLAKYSDNGSTLSAVNFPEVSLPSHGDDVNRLLHIHENRPGMMNSINKVFTEENINVAAQYLRTSGNVGYVVIDITTQTKAQAELVLQKIKALPGTIRARMLY; encoded by the coding sequence ATGGTCAAAGTATCTTTGGAAAAAGAAAAAATAAAGTTTCTACTCCTTGAAGGTGTGCACCAAAGTGCAGTAGAAAATTTAAGAGCTGCGGGTTATACCAATATTGAATATCACAAAGGCGCATTATCGGAAGAAGAATTAAAAGAAGCTATCCGCGATGCACGTTTTGTTGGTCTTCGTTCCCGCACTCACTTAACAGAAGACATTTTTGCAGCGGCTGAAAAACTGGTTGCTGTGGGATGTTTCTGTATCGGTACTAATCAGGTTGATTTAGATGCTGCTGCTCGCCGCGGTATTCCCGTTTTTAACGCCCCGTTCTCAAACACTCGTTCCGTGGCTGAGATGGTACTTGGCGAATTACTGTTATTACTACGTCGTATCCCTGAAGCAAATGCGAAGGCGCATCGTGGAATTTGGGATAAACAAGCCAAAGGCTGTTTTGAAGCACGAGGTAAAAAACTGGGTATTATTGGTTATGGTCACATTGGTACTCAGTTAGGTATTTTGGCAGAAAGCGTTGGTTTAGATGTTTATTTTTATGATATTGAAAATAAACTACCATTAGGTAATGCAACACAAATTCGTCATCTCTCTGAGCTATTGAATATGTGTGACATTGTCAGCTTACATGTGCCAGAAACACCATCAACCAAGAATATGATTGGGCATGAAGAAATTCAGCGCATGAAACCCGGCTCCATTCTTATCAATGCTTCTCGTGGCACTGTGGTTGATATTCCTGCGTTATCTCAAGCATTAGAATCAAAACATTTATCTGGTGCTGCGGTTGACGTATTCCCATCAGAGCCGGGCGCAAATAACGATCCTAACGATCCGTTTGTATCTGAACTTATCAAATTTGATAATGTGATATTAACACCACATATCGGTGGCTCTACCCAAGAAGCACAAGAAAACATTGGTTATGAAGTTGCGGGTAAATTAGCGAAATATTCAGATAACGGCTCTACATTATCTGCTGTTAACTTTCCAGAAGTATCACTGCCAAGCCATGGTGATGATGTAAACCGTTTACTGCATATTCATGAAAACCGCCCAGGTATGATGAATAGCATCAATAAAGTGTTTACTGAAGAAAATATCAACGTAGCCGCACAGTATTTACGTACATCAGGTAACGTAGGTTATGTTGTAATTGATATTACAACACAAACAAAAGCTCAAGCTGAATTAGTGTTACAAAAAATCAAAGCATTACCGGGAACTATCCGTGCTCGTATGCTTTACTAA
- a CDS encoding YacL family protein, giving the protein MDYEFQRDLTGGILARFSMDHEAIGYWLNDEIQGDISLIDQILEEMEGIKGSERQWELIGKEYSLSIDDEEVMVRANTLHFETDEMEEGMSYYDNESIAFCGLDDFAAMLQKYRLFILENRKN; this is encoded by the coding sequence ATGGATTATGAATTTCAGCGAGATCTCACTGGCGGTATATTAGCCCGTTTTTCGATGGATCATGAAGCAATAGGTTATTGGCTGAATGATGAAATTCAGGGCGATATTAGTCTGATAGATCAAATTCTTGAAGAAATGGAAGGTATTAAAGGTAGTGAAAGACAGTGGGAATTAATCGGTAAAGAATATAGCCTTTCTATTGATGACGAAGAAGTAATGGTAAGAGCGAATACATTACATTTTGAAACAGATGAAATGGAAGAGGGCATGAGTTATTACGATAACGAGAGTATTGCTTTTTGTGGGCTAGATGATTTTGCTGCTATGCTACAAAAATATCGGTTATTTATTCTGGAAAATAGAAAAAATTAA
- the argO gene encoding arginine exporter ArgO: MFTTFFQGFLLSAAMILPIGAQNAFVLQQGSKKQFHLMSAFLCALSDVVLITAGVFGGSALLSQSEILLLLITWGGVAFLLWYGWNAFKTAFSKDIELSQSENQVKSRWRVIVTLVAVTWLNPHVYLDTFVVIGSIGGQLTSELRPWFTFGAVFASISWFFALSLLAAWFSPILSKARAQRIINLFVGCVMWFIAVQLAAQGWKTLF, translated from the coding sequence ATGTTCACAACTTTTTTTCAGGGGTTCTTATTAAGCGCAGCAATGATTTTGCCAATAGGCGCTCAGAATGCCTTTGTTTTACAACAAGGAAGTAAAAAACAGTTTCATTTAATGAGTGCATTTTTATGCGCTTTAAGTGATGTGGTTTTGATCACCGCAGGTGTCTTTGGTGGCAGCGCTCTGCTTAGCCAATCAGAAATACTTTTATTACTGATCACTTGGGGAGGCGTTGCGTTCTTATTGTGGTATGGCTGGAATGCATTTAAAACTGCTTTTTCAAAAGATATTGAATTATCACAAAGTGAAAATCAGGTAAAAAGCCGCTGGCGTGTGATAGTAACATTAGTCGCCGTAACATGGCTGAATCCTCATGTTTATTTAGATACTTTTGTTGTGATAGGCAGTATTGGTGGGCAATTAACGTCAGAATTGCGTCCTTGGTTTACATTTGGTGCGGTATTTGCCTCTATAAGCTGGTTTTTTGCGTTATCACTACTGGCAGCTTGGTTTTCTCCAATATTAAGCAAAGCGCGCGCTCAACGTATTATTAATCTGTTTGTGGGATGTGTAATGTGGTTTATTGCTGTTCAATTAGCGGCACAAGGATGGAAAACTCTCTTTTAA